One window of Mesorhizobium loti R88b genomic DNA carries:
- a CDS encoding ABC transporter ATP-binding protein gives MSETGPTEQSKTEALRISGLDCFYGEVQVLYGLDLVLNQGEVLCLFGRNGAGKTTTLKAIMGLVPSSAGSIRLAGQELTGLPAHEVPKAGVAYVPQARRLFAEMTVAENIEIGLMARGKGKATRENVLDLFPLLRQRLRQRSGTLSGGEQQMLAMARALCLEPQVLLLDEPTEGLMPSMIAKIRETVSTLRDMGVSTILVEQRVDAVLSVADRVCFIENGRNRETVDVEELRADPSAVRRYVGVG, from the coding sequence ATGAGCGAGACAGGCCCGACGGAGCAGAGCAAGACGGAAGCGTTGCGGATCTCGGGACTGGACTGCTTCTATGGCGAGGTCCAGGTGCTCTACGGGCTCGATCTTGTTCTGAACCAGGGTGAGGTTCTGTGCCTGTTCGGTCGCAACGGCGCCGGCAAAACGACGACGCTGAAGGCCATTATGGGCCTGGTTCCTTCAAGCGCCGGCTCGATCAGGCTTGCTGGTCAGGAATTGACCGGGCTGCCGGCGCATGAGGTGCCGAAGGCCGGCGTCGCCTACGTGCCGCAGGCAAGACGGCTGTTCGCCGAGATGACGGTGGCCGAGAACATCGAGATCGGCCTGATGGCGCGCGGCAAGGGCAAGGCGACCCGTGAAAACGTGCTCGACCTATTCCCGCTGCTGCGACAGCGGCTGCGGCAACGCTCGGGCACGCTGTCCGGCGGCGAGCAGCAGATGCTGGCGATGGCGCGTGCGCTCTGCCTCGAACCGCAGGTGCTGCTGCTCGACGAACCGACCGAAGGGCTGATGCCGTCGATGATCGCCAAAATCCGCGAGACGGTGTCGACGCTGCGCGACATGGGCGTCTCGACCATTCTCGTCGAGCAACGGGTCGACGCGGTGCTGTCGGTTGCCGACCGGGTGTGCTTCATCGAGAACGGTCGCAACCGCGAGACGGTCGATGTCGAGGAATTGCGCGCCGATCCATCGGCGGTCAGGCGCTATGTCGGTGTCGGCTGA